The following is a genomic window from Meleagris gallopavo isolate NT-WF06-2002-E0010 breed Aviagen turkey brand Nicholas breeding stock unplaced genomic scaffold, Turkey_5.1 ChrUn_random_7180001912763, whole genome shotgun sequence.
GCGAGAGGCCCTTGCACAGCGTCTGCACGAAGGAGACCAGGTCTGGGCTCTTGCCGGAGCGCAGGATCTCAGACAGCGCCCAGATGTAGTTCTTGGCCAGGCGCAGCGTCTCGATCTTGGAGAGTTTCTGCGTCTTGGAGTAGCAGGGCACGACCTTGCGCAGGTTGTCCAGGGCCGCATTCAGGCCGTGCATGCGGTTGCGCTCCCGCGCATTGGCCTTCATGCGACGCAGCTTGAAGCGCTCCAGGCGCGCCTTGGTCATCTTCTTCTTCTTGGGGCCGCGCCGCTTGGGCTTCTGCTCatcgtcctcctcctcctcctcctcctcctcc
Proteins encoded in this region:
- the LOC104916526 gene encoding neurogenic differentiation factor 1 → SPPADGPEADKKEEDLEALHGEAEEDVLRNGEEEDEEDELDEEEEEEEEEEDDEQKPKRRGPKKKKMTKARLERFKLRRMKANARERNRMHGLNAALDNLRKVVPCYSKTQKLSKIETLRLAKNYIWALSEILRSGKSPDLVSFVQTLCKGL